ATTCTCGGCTCGGTCTTCCGGAACCTCCTGACGAACGCCGTCCAGCACAACGACAAGGACGTTCCGGAGGTGCGGGTCTCGGCGACGGTCGACGGCGACGTCGTCCGCGTCCGCGTCGCCGACAACGGCCCCGGGATTCCGGACGGCCGAAAAGAACAGATCTTCGGGAAGGGCGAGAAGGGGCTGGAAAGCGGCGGTACGGGACTCGGACTCTATCTCGTCCAGGCACTCGTCGACACCTACGGCGGCGACGTCTGGGTCGAAGACAGGGAGTCGAGCCCGTCCGGCGGTAGTGGGGAGGACTCCAGCGACGACCCCGAAGGCGCGGTGTTCGTCGTCGAACTGCCGCTGGCGGAGTGAGCGGGAATCGGGACTCGACTGTCGGCCGATCGCTCGACGCCGACCCCTCGTGAGGAGTAGAATTATGACGGATCCCCTCGTTCGTGTGGACGATGGAGGACAGCGAGTACGACGAACTCACCACGTCGCTGACGCCGCACGAGTCGGCCGGCGGGGTGACGACGTACCGGAACACCGTGAGCATCGCCTGTCCCGCGTGCGGTGACCCGTTCGACGACCTGGTCATCTGCGAGGACGAGTACAACAGTCTCGAACTCAGTATGCTGCTCGATCTCTGCGTAACGACGCACGAGGACGAAGTCCTCCTCTTTACGCACAAGCAGTAACGCGGCCGCTCGCCGCGTTCGCAATGCCGGAGAGTGCGCCGAGCGCAGCGAGCGTCGAGAACGGGTAGCTACCCGGTCAGTCCCGCAGGTCGATCTCCTCGGGCGGCAGTCCCTCCTCGTTGACCACGTCGCCGTCGCCGTCGACGGTGACGATCCCGCGGTTGTTGACCGCGTGCGGATCGAGGTGAACTTCCTCTAAGAACTGCTTGTAGAGGCGCTCGGCGGTCTCGCCGTCCTTCTGGCGCTCGGAGGCCCGGTCGCACAGTTCGACGAGGTCCTCGGGGACGTCGTTCTCGTGGACGATCCAGTGGTTGATCAGGTCCGAGAGCCGTCGAATCGGGGAGGTGAAGTGCCCGTAGATATCGAAGTTCAGCGCGTAGTGCCCGCCGAAGGGGTCGTTCATATACTTCGCGCGGGGCATCACCTTCAACACCGCGCGCTGGATCTTGTTGAGCGCCCGCTTCTCGGAGTTCTCCAAGGCGTCGTTGACGGCCTTCCGGGGGTCGTCCCACGACGCGCCGGAGATGTTCACGCCGTCGAGTTCGGTGATCTCCCGCAGCGCCTCGTCCCACTGGTCGGGGGTCGGCTGGGGGTGGACGCGGTACATCGCCTCGACGCCGCGGTTCCACATCAGTTCGTGGGTGACGGCCTTGTTCGCCTTCAGCATACACTCCTCGATGATCGTGTGCGCGCGGTCCCGACTCGGGTTCAAGACTAGCGAGCCGTCCTCTTTCCGCTGCTCGTGGAGCTGGTCGGCGAGTTCGTAGACGAGGGCGTTCTCGTCGTGCAGCGGCGCGTCGGGGTCGTCGAGGC
This portion of the Halobellus litoreus genome encodes:
- a CDS encoding DUF7385 family protein produces the protein MEDSEYDELTTSLTPHESAGGVTTYRNTVSIACPACGDPFDDLVICEDEYNSLELSMLLDLCVTTHEDEVLLFTHKQ
- a CDS encoding ribonuclease catalytic domain-containing protein — protein: MSNDAQSQAGTAEGQGPVEISIDVARQLQEKREELFAEFEIRDEFPPAVRSEAKSRTEGIQAEIEDELDHRQDLRDLTTWTTDPIDAQDFDDALSIRENEETYTLWVHIADVTHYVHPDSEMWEEAVERGNTVYLPAYTIHMLPPVLAETVCSLVPEEDRLAHTVEMEIKKDTLSFEDVDIYKSVVHSDERLTYTQCENRLDDPDAPLHDENALVYELADQLHEQRKEDGSLVLNPSRDRAHTIIEECMLKANKAVTHELMWNRGVEAMYRVHPQPTPDQWDEALREITELDGVNISGASWDDPRKAVNDALENSEKRALNKIQRAVLKVMPRAKYMNDPFGGHYALNFDIYGHFTSPIRRLSDLINHWIVHENDVPEDLVELCDRASERQKDGETAERLYKQFLEEVHLDPHAVNNRGIVTVDGDGDVVNEEGLPPEEIDLRD